The sequence AGTCGAAGTTTAAATTCTGATTATGATTCTGAAACTTATTATCTGTTCCTGACTGTCCTCTGTTACCTCCTCTGTAATTATAACGGCCCCTTCCGTTATctctataattattattatatctaCCTCTCTGTGTACCTCTATTATTCCAATAATTACCTGAACCTTgtggtttattgttttgtttattttgttgatcATCACCTTGAGACTCTTTAACTTTCTTCAACTCACCTTCGAAATTATCTAGCCTTTTATTAAATGCATCTAACTTCTGTATAAGAACATTCATATCTGATACAGCAGTAACTGGTTGATGTATGACAGTAGCTGTAGGCTTAGAAGCACTCGAAATTTGAAGCTCTAGTTCAACTGCTCTTACCTCTTTTCTTAATTCATCAAAGTTTTTGatagtgtcatatttgtatctAGTAGCATTTTTCAATGTAGAATCCCTGATACCTGACCAAAACTTTGTTCTCAGCATATCATCTCTAACTTCTAAAGTTAATTTACCCTTATCGTATGCTTTCTGTAATATACCTTCTAATTTCATACCGTAATCGGCCACTGATTGACCCTCATCCTGCTTCTCAGTATAAAATGACTGTAAAAGTGTCTCATTTGAATAGACATTTCCGTAAATACCTTCTAATTTTTCTAGAATATTATGTGGAGTAGCAGACTCAGGAAGTGTAAGCAGGGTATTACGGgcttgattttttaaagaatttctCATACACTGTACTATGATTAACTCCGGGTACAAGTTTTCTCGGAGTAAGCATTTTACTTCAAATTTCCACACGTCAAATGAAGCCTCACTCTTTGCATCCCCAGAGAAAACCGGTAACCGTGGTCTTTGGTACGTTGGTGTATTACCAGTAATGTCATGAGTGTGATTTCCCAAGTTAAAACTAACTTTCGGTTTCACCTGCTCATTTATACCCGAAAAATCGTGATAGTATTTTctaaaagggggagggggtggTGGTCTAGACGGAAGCTTATCAGTAGTCGGCTTCGGAGTACTAGTGGTATACCCTGTTTGCATACTTCCTTCTTTCTTAACCAACGGTTTAGCATAAGATATCAAGTCATACTCCTCATTAGTAAGTACTTTATATTTACCATGTTTAGACAAAAATGCTATCATTTTTGCAATATCGGTCTCCGACATATTAGGTTCGTGACCTTTAACATTACCCTCAACTACGGAACCAGATGCGTTTCCTTCAGCCATAGTCAAAACAGAGTACTCAAAATACCAAACGGGACACAATACAAAACGTAAACAGACACATACAAAAgacaacaaaaataatgaaaatgatgatgatgatgaaaaTGTCAACTTACCGTCAAATGAACTAATGTGCATGTGAAATCTGACAGTGTAAGGACCAGGTGTTCATGCAATAGTGcacacaaaaattcaaactgaaaaatataagtAATAAGATAAACTATGACAtcttaaatacatatatatatatatatcaataatactaaacaatataaagaatatataatacaatgtacttataataatcaaatatttccattaaataatgttaactgttttgattgctattctttatttaaatttcagctCCAATCTAATAAAATACTGTCTGGGTTCAATACACTATTGTTTACTTCGTTGATACCAGTCGAATTGTAAACACACAACGTTGTGTACTATAAAGCTACTCAACTGGAACGTTATCGACACCAACacaatattatgaatatttaaatgaatgaaTCTATTTCCTTTTGTTATCGGTGTAAAATTAAACATTCACCAAACTAATTTAATTCTTTGGTTTGcgcaaaatatgaatattttctaAACATGCATTACCAATATGcctttacattttttcaatccAACTCCGGgatttgtttaaaactttttcacTATATACCTCAACAGCGCTGTATATTTTTGGATTATCGTGTCGCCAAGTAGATATCTAGATGAACTGTTATCCAAATAAATGCAAGTACGGACAGATTCTCCGACAACTCTTAACTAACAAAAAACGTGGCACCAACTAGGTCATCTCTCTCTCTGAAGGCTCCATTTGTCACAGTGGAAATTATACCAAATTAACGTAATGGCTTATATACCAGACAGTGACTTTAGTACCACTTTTATTACTGTAAAGATACATTTATTTCAACATATACAAATCTTTCAACAAATTCGGAAACAATTACATTCATTCATACTCTAAATATAAAACCACAAACTACAATGAAACAAGGACTGACGGACTAATGAATTCGACAATGCACTTTTAAAATTACGCCATGAATTAATATCGCCAATAAAACAATTTCTAGCTGTAATTCAGTAATTTGAACTTTAccataaaactatataaaaagtaCGGAAAAGCCGTAAAGCAGATTATAATaaaactatcataatatttccatttaacttttaatgaaTGAAACTCTATCGAGaaactaaataatattttccaaataacaaaattaactaACCTGTAAATATTGCTTTAGCTTTGAAGCGTCAGCTTTGAAAGGCTGCTATTCATTTAATGAAATCctaaatctttatataaaaataaggcgtaCACATATTTTCCGCGCTCgtgcaataatattttattttatttaaatcgtTCAGGTGTGAAGTGACGTGTATGTGAAATTGTGCAGTGACGTATATTAGAAATGTCGTCAGTCTCAGTCAATCGTCATAATGAGTATGATGAAACAACAAAtggaatgaatgaataaatgaaataaatgaactgATGAATAACCATTTAATATACACATAAATACGACGGTGAcaataatatagcatatcgattattgaaagcgatccattttaactatagatgcgatgaattgtcactgttagtgcagtcatttcTGATGTGGAATTTTcgaagatgcgaggaatttttattgtagaatcatgtgataaatgcacttaaaacaaatgaaaaaacttagttgatgactttagaatttatgataaatgtattttcaaattgaaatacaaactctcATTCATTCCTTATCAAACATATAGCTTTTCACACTTGTAACAAAAACGcttctcaaaatgtcatattgtattcttcaaATTACGTTTttccttgatttaaaaaaaaattaaaagatatttctgtattttttttaagtcaaaagATTAATATGGCCGAGTTTAAACTAGTGCAGTCTGTGTAAAATAGAGACGATTAAATTTAAGGACGTTATCTTCCACGCAATACATACACTTGCGAACAGAGAAATATGCATCTTGAAACGCAATGGTGACAGAAAAGCTTATAAAAGATTAAGTTTCCCAGTTGTACCCTAAACTTCTTCAATTTCCATATTCTGAAAAAGACAGTTTTTGgtagaataaatgtttttgactCGATTGTTGCTtgcatgatttttactgtataaagTGAAACGGTATGTGACATAAATTATCCACAgtcattaaaacatgaaatgtaaGGTGTGTGGGCgaacttttttgtttgcattggTACGTGACGTAGAGCACCcttgatacaaaaataaatgatccGTAATGCACAGCTCGATACAAGAGGAGGATTTAGGGGGGACATGGTGTTGTCCCCTTTTGGGGAAAACATTTGGTTACTTCTATATGGAATCACTGGACGGGCCGgtccccctcttaggcagttaTTGGGCCCTATTGAAAAATTCTAGATCTGAGAGTGGATACTACTGCAGAGGTCAAACAATGCACATGTGGGTAATTGTACACGacatgcatgctacaattcataTTTGATGATCTTAGACCTTTGGACCTCTATTTGGGCTATTTCGGTAACTTGGCAAAAAATCCCCAAACtggatacacggttagattcagcatgtcaaagaaccccaaatatccataaggacttttgtctataaatttggagaccacaaacttgaaaaagggaccaaacatatgaaaatgcaTGCATggtatacatttgttattgaaggcatgactgtaacaatatggtgaagataaataaatatcttattctggggtctcattggggggggggggtctgatACCTGCTCCCGCTAATACTATGCAGTTttaatttttggaaattttccGTGTCCCGCTATACTTTATTTctcgttttcacgacacaatcatttgactttcacgtgtcacgcttacaaaaaaatcgGCAATTCAGCGTCACGCTTATACCCCAACGCGACCCACTATTCTACTCTTttctgactcatattaagcccattataaatatctttaaaaagtgTGATTTTGTCCCGTCTCATTTCGGTTTGAGCCACAGATAGATAAGATGTCATATGTgacaatgaggcaactctccatccgagtcacaatttataatagTATACCGTTATActtcaaaatacggtcttcaacatggagtcttggctgacaccgaacagcaagttataaagggccccagtgtaaaaccttttaaacgggaaaaccaacgattcaatctatatcaagatgtacttagttagtggtgaagtgtcatggaaatggataaaaaaaaaacaagaaaatggaaattgaaaaaaaaaaaaggataaagatccctatacgatttataagaaattaaatggaatacatttgaaataaatgttatttctattgaatttatttagaGTGTTTTAAACCCAAgctttcctccgtaagttaaattttatcaaatccgTCTCTTACTTTATcaattgtttgagcaagtcggctaaattaaggctttacagctaatttcctaatgcttgtaaagcaaaactttggtttacttgcttgctttgtttgtataattgtttttacaaactttttaaataagattgacatctttaaacaatatgtatcgGCATAGTTTAACCTCAATCTAATTTTATCGTAAGGTAAAGGGATGTAACTCATTTTATTTACGACAAAATCGTCAGTCAGAATAATtcataaacttttttgattggCTTATTAATAGGTCGTCAActcatttgcatatcattataaattcaaaacttCTAGTTCACTCACATGTGACCTCAAAGCGGGTTTCGTTAGATCTTCCACGCGATatatcagaaaacgggagcGATGAGAGATCTCTTTTCAATTAGATTGgtttaacctgtatttatataattattatatttgaattaaattggatgtTATCATAATGgttgtacaataaaaaaaaaaagcaagcacgctaactaaagtcttgctttaCATGCTTAAAAAAATAcgctgtaatagataaaaaaataaataaatcatacagtgaaaatgctccgcatatacaatactaatgactcgctccacagtgaaaatgaaagaatagtatcattattcgacagtaaaacATGACTCGCATAAAGAAAGCATCATAGTGGAATTCAGttcaatatgaagaaactgaatgacagaacctattctacgttatacaactttgataaatgtgttgaaatgaatatgttttctgcaacaacatcttacctgttagttataaaatacctgcacgatctgttcgtgaaatgtcctaaatattcacctattttagtatatatttcacagctaaTTGGCTTTAGGCGCGAAAAAAAACGTTCacatctcttactttgttttattagtattatgcgTTTcttaacatatacattttaacttattttcttcattttcttcaaaaatgaataaaaaaagtcgTCTGTTTATTCATCTTTCTACATCAGAAATTTCTGGCATAtacaatgaaaatgatattttaggatccgcactttacatacactgagTATTATTTGGTATGAAGGGGAGCAGATGTAGGCGTTCACAAATCTGACTGTTTCTATGAGCTACCATTCGCATAGATTACAATAAGAATAGaggtaacaaaaaataaatattttaagcgAAATGTTTCGTTCGCCAGAAAACAAACTTCTCCTTTTTTGTAAAGGAATGAAATTTAACTTTCAATGAAAACATTCGACATTGTCGGATTTAAGTAGTTAAAATATCTCATTTGGCCAGGAAGAACATAAAGGGGGGTTCAGCTTTCAagtaatgaaatgaaataagaaTAAGGAGGAATGTTAAACGCTTAATCGTttcagattttattttcatattttaaatgttggtttaaaatgtacaaatcaaaatcaaattttcctgtatttttaatacgtttttttaaatagtggaGGTGTAGAGTActcctttcttaatttttccATCATTATTAAGTGGTTGTActtgtgttttaataaatatttgtgtgatttaataatatatataaagttcgCCAGAACATAAAAATTTATAGATAAACACAGTGCTTGCTTTACCCAAATTGTAAAGTACCTCGCGTCATTACATGATCTCCTAActcttggatttttttttatatcaaacatcTGTGCATTATCACGAATGCAGTATGACAATTGTTTACTTAACacacaaattatatattgacaattttagtAACTTGCTGTTATCTTACCAAAAttacttgtttattttatttggaaatttttaaatttacccaatttcactgaattaaatatttagttCTTTCCTTTTCTTAACATACTAATTCTTTGTCAATGGAATAACAGAAtattcggtatttttgttatttcacttttaacaGTTTTTACAATAAGAAATCAACTATTATATGGACGTATAATTACTCACATATAATGTCAATCAGGCTCAGTGGACAAAGTCAAATCAAAGATAAGCAGACTGAATTGAATGGAGAAACTAGTTTTTAATCTTATGCAggtatttttcaatgttttaaatcaTCTATCGTCATTTTTGATTGGTTGTGATAAGCTTAACTGAGACGAAAAGTAGGAGGAGTAACTATAAGATATCCTGATTGGTTGTTGTGTGACTGCATACAAGTATTAAACAGTTCTTTTGCCATAAAGGAACTAAGTATTGTTTCCTCGACTTGAAGAAAAAGGTATTTTATAAGTGCATGGATTAGCACATGATATAACTGAACTTTGCGTAAAAGAAGCAGATGTAAGCCCAACGCAGTTACAACACAATGTATAACTTAGTCTACTCCATACACACGATTTTCATCACGTGCAGAAATAAACGAATTTCAAATTTACACACAATGATGAGAGCTTATGTTGCCGAATAGATACCTTTGATAAAATAGAAACGTCTGAATAAACAACGTGGATCGAGTCGATTGCCTTATGTTATCCTCGACATTTAAAGAACGTATATGAGTTGAATAATACAAATACGCATAACTTAtcatggtgttttttttccgAAATAAGGCATACCaggtaaacaaaaatcaacatgGCAATACAAAAGAACAGACTccctttagttttctttttcttctttaggTTTCTAGCGATCCTTCAATTATTGAAGATTATTCGCCGGGCGTCgactataaaatttataatttacactaatttagcaacaaaaaatcaaaaataacaaaatcaaaaaatcatcataacgtatgtacatttgaaaaaataaattgtgataaaactatatacatttgataacagAATAGTTAGGGATAGAATATGGGGATGAGGGCAGATTCTGAGATCATACTCTTGAATCCCTCTACTGTACTGCATGATACTATTTGTTGTGGCAGATGATTCCAATTTATAACTGTTCGtggataaaatgaatatttataactgtctttagatgtttgtaTTTGCCTAAATGAGTGTGGATTGCTATGTCTGGTTCTATTGTCAAGTGGGATCAAAAGATTATGTGTAGGAACTGCAAcaatttcatgaataattttgtaaaagaaaacaagtcTGTATCGTAAACGCCTAATTTCGAGTGGGTACCAATTTAGGTCTGTCATCATTTCAGTAACTGAGCTGGTGTTATGGAAGCGGTTGCATGAGAAGCGTGCTGCTCTTCTCTgaactttttcaatttgttttgaaagcAGGTGGCTAAATATTAGATAGtgtcttaaggtggtatgggagtctaaattaaaaatgatagaatttgttcatactttgccaaaacgtagtatctattgatatatgttcaaaaatatcataaaaatggtagatcaccgcgcattttctcaagctacagttcgtgacaaaatgacaaattttgtgtatggattatacagaaaaaaaacaacattatgtGATTAAAAGCTAAACTGAATGATagaatggtaaaataaaatacgaGAAGAtagtttttattgaataatttaagaatatcaaaagaaaagatagggctCCGTGCGGTTTTCTTTtagctaaaatacaaaatagcaaaattcCATATAGATTTcaacagaaaatgcactattttagagttacctccccttaaaatatcaatttaaaaatattttaaatcaagcAGAAATAATCAAcagttgtaaaaatattttgatttataagttataatctAATAAATTTGTTCTTTCAAATGCAAATTCACAATAGTTATCTGCATTCCTGATTCAAATTTTGCTAGCTTGTATAGCCGGGTGAAATGGCTATTCGACTAAATGCAAATCAAGAAGGAAGATTCGCtccttaaacttttattttagcaGTCCGGCAAGACCGAACAACAAACTCCAAACTAAATGTAAAGtaacatacaaacaataacaatatatataagcaCAAGCGATTAAAGGATTAAGCAGATTAACAGatgacaaatttgaaataacaatAGATTCAAAGAGTAATTAGTGTCCGACACGTATTTGTAAATTATAGTCCAAACTGTCACAGAGAATAAATAATGAGATAAATAGAGTAAATGCATTTAAGACCTTTGTCCAAGATTATGACACATAATCCGTGTAAAACACTTATGCCTAAATTTACGACAAAGTCTagaataattaaatacatgcaaaacctaaatatattaaaacaattgaattactaaaatgttgttttaaaactaatttcatTGCACTGTCCAAATAGTCCGGTCATACTTGATTGAAAAACTTAACCTTgaattctctgttttttacaattcaaGATGGCGAAaaacacccataccaccttaagggtATCATTGAACCTCCAAATAATGCTTAAAGTTCTCTGGTAGACTTTTAAGAAAATTACTATTAAATACAGTTCAACCTCGGAACAAGAAAAATCTCATTTTACATGAAAGATGATCTTTTGATTTAGGTTATTTACGTATTTGTATTTCGGATGCGGGTCGAGAACAAGCTGACGATACATTActgttttttacttatttaaagTGATATTTATGGTAGGTTTGCctatattaatttttgttttgttttaggaaaataaaaaaaaatacttgtcaATCAATTCCACGATCTAATGATATTTTGGACACCCTGATCAGTAGTTTTGAACCTACACATGGGTTACGAGTACTGACAATGTGGCCTGTGCCCTTTCAAAATCTTATGTTTCGGACTTAATGAAAGATCATCAACTTATGATGAATTAGCAGAGAAACCGTTTTCTCGTTTAACCTTAAAAATAGGCTATTTGTACATCGATGTTATAATCGCAttctcaaaatattttgatgacaCCCAAGAAATCAAGAAAACTCCTTGTGTTGACTGTCGAATTCACTGTGATATCTGTTATATTCGTTTAACAGAAATTAAACAGCCATTcaatatgtttaataaaatttcataattataatatattttcattaagaacatcgttatttttaacaattgtaTTTTACTTCATAACTTCTGCattgtgaagaaaaaaatattttcatggattgCTAAAGccattcaatttcaaatataaactgCCAGATGTTTGCAATACTCCATAaggcatcttttttttttttttaaatccttctGAATATAATCGAATTTCTTTTGAATACGGATGTAAGTCATATAGAGGAATGGATGCTGTTCTTTCACAAAACGTGGTATGAAATGTTGTTGTTATCATCGGCATGTTTTCGAGGATTTATACTTTATATAACTCTGCAGTAGTCTAATCTGTCACTTAACCGAGTGAGTCGTAATCACATGTTGACTGAACATGGATTCGAAGTGCGGGTGATGCATGCATAAACATATCCGGTCTCTTTTTGAAAGTTATAGGGACGTATCTATCGATTCACGAAAGGAACGGTTAGGGATGGCTTCTGCCTGTTTCGAAGTACATCGGAAGAAATATTTACACACTTCAGTCGCCTAAATTAGTTTATGTCAAAACTTGAACTTATCTTGGTCAATAAACATTGTTAAAGACGCTAAAATTTAGGAATAAATAgaaattcatttgataaatataagaagatgtggtataagtgccaatgagacaactctcaatccaataacaatttgtacacaatatataaaaatataaaaggcccaaaaataaatagtattaaaccattcaaacatgAATACTATTTTACGCTTTGAatcaaaaatattaagatgCAATTATTTCCCGAGTCTGTCTTTCGAAATCAAATAGTTCAATGTCTTCTCCTATTCTATGTAGAAATTGTCGCCATGTAAACCAGTTACTTTCTATAACCAGAGAACAAAGTTCATTAGGTTTTTGTTCTAAAATCATCTGTGCATGTTTCATTGCACAATcgctatccatttttttttggtttttttttttttggtttttgtcgCTCTTTATATTCTGTCTAGCGTTAACAACTGCTTTTAGATAATCGTCTTTATTGGATTGAGAAAACACGTTATAAATCGGAGTTGGAAAAGGACAAAATACTTTTAAGCAATGACTGCATAATAATCGCGCAAGTCGCCCATTTCCGTTAGAAAATGGATGAAGTGATAAAAACGCAAAAAGCATGACAGTAGCACATTTAAGAGAAAGATCAATTTGTTCTTGTTTATCTTCCTTTGTTGATATTTCCATTACCATTTTGTTATACTCCAAGACTATTGTATCAACTGCCTGAAAGGCAACTTCTTCCGTTGCAAACCATGGATACAAGAAATCTTCTCCATCAAAATTGGTAACTCTTTGTAAAACACTGAATTTTCCAGcatcagttttagttttataGGGCAAATCACGCATTAGAACTTCATGACATTTCTGTATGCATATCTCGACATCAATTTCACCAATATAACTAGATTGTTCTTCAACTGACAACTCTTTAACTTCATGTTTTAAATGCCTGTAGCCCCGCAGTAAATTTCTAGTTTCGATCATTTTATTGTCTTTCTTGCTGTCTTTATCTGtcggaaaaaaattaaaaaaatctttaatatcgGCAGTATTTGGTAAGCTGTCTTGGTCGCTCCTTTGTTTTTCACTAGAAGACTCATTACAGTTGCTATGACGTGGAGTGTCGACTGTAGACTCTGGGCATTTTCGTTTTTGTCCAGTTTTTTCAAAGGATTTCAACTCGTCATTGACAACATGTTCAAATTTATCTTTTTCGTCTAATCCTATATTTTCATCTTGTTGAAGTCTGAACAGGAATTCCATCATCATTTCACGTTTTGTCTCGGCAAAGCTATCCTTCTCTGCAGTTCTTTCTTTCTTCGACCATAtagaataaaaattgacaatatctTTTATCATTTCTTCGACCGTAGGTAGCACTTCATATTTTTTGTCTCGTTTTCGCCATAATGGTGTATCAGTAGGCCGGAAATTTAAAAAACGCTGACATGCCATGTCCtctggaaaaaagtaaaattgtttaacaatTTCGATTTTAAACTTCAGAAATTATTGAGTGATAATAACATTCAGGTCTGCATCACACAATTGTGTGCTACAAAATCAtgttaaagtaaaattttgcgtctggcgtattaaattataatcctggtacctttgataactatttacctctattttttttatagatgttTCATTCTTAAACGACAACACAGGGaatgtaaaatgtaaacttaTTCTATCGATTCATAagatttgaacatcggtaaaTCTCCTGTCATTAATTCTCTATATTTATTACATGCTTAATGAACGTTTGACATTA is a genomic window of Mytilus trossulus isolate FHL-02 chromosome 1, PNRI_Mtr1.1.1.hap1, whole genome shotgun sequence containing:
- the LOC134722599 gene encoding uncharacterized protein LOC134722599, whose product is MACQRFLNFRPTDTPLWRKRDKKYEVLPTVEEMIKDIVNFYSIWSKKERTAEKDSFAETKREMMMEFLFRLQQDENIGLDEKDKFEHVVNDELKSFEKTGQKRKCPESTVDTPRHSNCNESSSEKQRSDQDSLPNTADIKDFFNFFPTDKDSKKDNKMIETRNLLRGYRHLKHEVKELSVEEQSSYIGEIDVEICIQKCHEVLMRDLPYKTKTDAGKFSVLQRVTNFDGEDFLYPWFATEEVAFQAVDTIVLEYNKMVMEISTKEDKQEQIDLSLKCATVMLFAFLSLHPFSNGNGRLARLLCSHCLKVFCPFPTPIYNVFSQSNKDDYLKAVVNARQNIKSDKNQKKKNQKKMDSDCAMKHAQMILEQKPNELCSLVIESNWFTWRQFLHRIGEDIELFDFERQTREIIAS